The genomic segment caaaactcagtcgtggtggctgctcgcgctaactgaggctttcgtgcTAACTAATTTTttccttggtagatggtggcttgtgctaattgatctcgcgctaactgaggctttcacactaattaattttttccttggtagatggtggcttgtgctaattgatctcgcgctaactgaggctttcacgctaattaattttttccttggtagatggtggcttgtGCTAATTGATcttgcgctaactgaggctttcacaCTAATTAATTTTATCCTTGGTAGATGTTGGCtcacgctaattgatctcgcgctaactgaggctttcacactaattaatttttttcttggtagatgttGGCTTGTGCTAATTGATcttgcgctaagtggggctctactgtactttttttttcttcatccactttGCTCTCCCATTCATCCATTTCCTTGTTCTCTCATTTACTGTCATTGTCATCCACCTCGTTCTAgttacctttttattttccttcatccacatcactttttcttattttttttattttcccttcgacGCTCTCATTTACCGTCTCGTACGCAGTTTTCCATCTGTTGCACTCTTCTGGGCGTGACCAagctattgtgtttatttatatatctacaatatttactcattcattttttattcattatgtATTTTTACTGTCGCAGGTTCAATCACACGCTCTGCGAAGCTTACGTGGAGGAAAACTGGTCTCCCGGCCAGGTGGTCATCAACCTTGTGGCCACGGACCTTGACGCCTGGGACCTGGGCAAGCTGAGATACACCGTCCTGCACCAGACCTCAGAGGCAGCCGTCACCATGAAcaaggaaggtggagaaagactGAATTTACTTGTACTCTTGAAAGAGATTTCGTATGGAGGTTTTACGCATTAATGTTATTGTTCATAGttatggtggaagtagtagtagtagtagtagtagtagtagtagtagtagtagtagtaggaggaggaggaggaggagcagggaaaggCAGCAGAATAAGGAAccatagaaggagaaaaaaaagagctggaaacctaccctttttccctcccacatATCATTGAAGTTTTCCCTGAGATCATATTACAGTAACTTATTATTATATATCTCTTGACCTGCATCTCATACCTCAAGGAAACACATCACTTGAGCACGCTGTTGTGAGGCCTtgattgaaagacaccctaaacttaacctaacctaacaaaaccctcaacagttaccatacacttgactcagaaaactcatatttgcttccttactaatgagaccttctatataacaatgtgaggtcattctttgttgattcatattgaaagacaccctaaacttaacctaacctaacaaaaccctcaacagttaccatacatcttgactcagaaaactcatatttgcttccttactaatgagactttttatataacaatgtgaggtcattctttgttgattcatattgaaagacaccctaaacttaacctaacctaacaaaaccctgaacagttaccatacatcttgactcagaaaactcatatttgcttccttagtaatgagactttctatataacaatgtgaggtcattctttgttgattcatattgaaagacaccctaaacttaacctaacctaacaaaaccctgaacagttaccatacatcttgactcagaaaacttatatatgcttccttagtaatgagactttctatataacaatgtgaggtcattctttgttgattcatattgaaagacaccctaaacttaacctaacctaacaaaaccctcaacagttaccatacatcttgactcagaaaacttatatttgcttccttagtaatgagactttatatataacaatgtgaggtcattctttgtgtatttatacCATACAGACTTCACCCCTTCCCAGGCAGTTTATACACTGAGACACCCCTGGATCGCGAGTCCCTGCCCGTGCACAGCCTCAAGGTGTCCGTGATGGACGAAGAGATCCGGGCCAGCTTCACGGTGGTGCGCGTCAAGAACAAAAACCCACCAGTCTTTACGCTGCCGGAGTACCAGGCGAACATCATGGCTCCCAGGACGACCATTCTTAAGGTGGGGAACAGGGAGGAGaatatagggaaagaggaagagaagcagagaaaaaaagggggaaggggaggagaaaaaaagagatgaggaagaggaagagaaaaatcaagcctttgtggtggatagtggagtgtttcccatgtggtattggtgtgctggatatcccttcactgctagcctggtaacatacactcccaggtctttctctgtggtggaaagtggagtgtttcccatgtggtattggtgtgctggatatcccttcactggtagcctggtaacatacacttccaggtctttctctgcctctgtggtggatagtggagtgtttcccatgtggtattggtgtgctggatatcccttcactggtagcctggtaacatacactcccaggtctttctctgcttctgtggtggatagtggagtgtttcccatgtggtattggtgtgctgcatatcccttcactggtagcctggtaacatacacttccaggtctctctctgcctctgtggtggatagtggagtgtttcccatgtggtattggtgtgctggatatcccttcactggtagcctggtaacatacactcccaggtctttctctgcctctgtggtggatagtggagtgtttcccatgtggtattggtgtgctggatatcccttcactggtagcctggtaacatacactcccaggtctttatctgcttctgtggtggatagtggagtgtttcccatgtggtattggtgtgctggatatcccttcactggtagcctggtaacatacactcccaggtctttctctgcccctgtggtggatagtggagtgtttcccatgtggtattggtgtgctggatatcccttcactggtagcctggtaacatacactcccaggtctttctctgcctctgtggtggatagtggagtgtttcccatgtggtattggtgtactagatatcccttcactggtagcctggtaacatacactcccaggtctttctctgcctctgtggtggatagtggagtgtttcctatgtggtattggtgtgctggatatcccttcactggtagcctggtaacatacactccttggtctttctctgcctctgtggtggatagtggagtgtttcccatgtggtattcgtgtgctggatatcccttcactggtagcctggtaacatacactcccaggtctttctctgtggtggatagtggagtgtttcccatgtggtattggtgtaatggatatcccttcacttgtagcctggtaacatacactcccaggtctttctctgcctctgtggtggatagtggagtgtttcccatgtggtattggtatgctggatatcccttcactggtagcctggtaacatacactccctggtctttctctgcctctgtggtggatagtggagtgtttcctgtATGGTATTGGTGTtatggatatcccttcactggtagactggtaacatacactcccaggtctttctctgtggtggatagtggagtgtttcccatgtggtattggtgtgctggatatcccttcactggtagcctggtaacatacactcccaggtctttctctgtggtggatagtggagtgtttcccatgtggtattggtgtgctggatatcccttcactggtagcctggtaacatacactccctggtctttctctgcctctgtggtggatagtggagtgtttcccatgtggtattggtgtgctggatatcccttcactggtagcctggtaacatatactcccaggtctttctctgcctttgtggtggatagtggagtgtttcccatgtggtattggtgtgctggatatcccttcactggtagcctggtaacatacccgtccaggtctgtctctgcctctgtggtggatagtggagtgtttcccatgtggtattggtgtgcttgatatcccttcactggtagcctggtaacatacactcccaggtctttctctgcctctgtggtggatagtggagtgtttcccatgtggtattggtgtgctggatatcccttcactggtagcctggtaacatacacttccaggtctttctctgcttctgtggtggatagtggagtgtttcccatgtggtattggtgtgctggatatcccttcactggtagcctggtaacatatactcccaggtccttctctgcctctgtggtggatagtggtgtgtttcccatgtggtattggtgtgctggatatcccttcactggtagcctggtaacatacactcccaggtctttcactgcctctgtggtggatagtggagtgcttcccatgtggtattggtgtgctggatatcccttcactggtagcctggtaacatacactcccaggtctttctctgtggtggatagtggagtgtttcccatgtggtattggtgtgc from the Eriocheir sinensis breed Jianghai 21 unplaced genomic scaffold, ASM2467909v1 Scaffold106, whole genome shotgun sequence genome contains:
- the LOC126989128 gene encoding cadherin EGF LAG seven-pass G-type receptor 3-like, with product MVGHPAQQGWAGGGGAVREWLQSGVVPRSGWPSGVPVGCQVHDLRLGCDTCHARLLLHLPRPTVPAGRTCPSRTHRFNHTLCEAYVEENWSPGQVVINLVATDLDAWDLGKLRYTVLHQTSEAAVTMNKEGSLYTETPLDRESLPVHSLKVSVMDEEIRASFTVVRVKNKNPPVFTLPEYQANIMAPRTTILKVGVDMELTRPPKDKDNQQVT